Proteins from a genomic interval of Bradyrhizobium sp. CCBAU 53340:
- a CDS encoding alpha/beta fold hydrolase, producing MEHLTISANGAKIHVVRAGSGKPLLLLHGWPELWLTWEPVISRLSDRFTLVAPDLRGFGDSDKPDGPYGPDGHAADMLALMDGLGIARFGVVGHDVGGAVMQPLARQAPERLAGLFLFDFVYPGIGPRMAAPDRLNQIWYQSFHQMEMAPRLVGASRESCRLYIALFLKNWAHRKHAFDDVLDLFGDTYFRDGNLAGGFAHYQASHAGRIAMMKGEAPRLQPIQVPTCVRWAEHDPLFPYEWTDRLGETFAELDLKMFPDVGHFPHREDPDRAASEIAAFFQRIGWS from the coding sequence ATGGAGCACCTCACGATCTCCGCCAATGGCGCCAAAATCCATGTGGTTCGCGCCGGCAGCGGAAAACCGCTGCTTTTGCTGCATGGGTGGCCGGAACTTTGGCTGACCTGGGAGCCGGTGATCTCAAGGCTTTCGGACCGGTTCACGCTTGTCGCGCCCGATTTGCGCGGCTTTGGCGACAGCGACAAGCCTGACGGGCCTTACGGGCCTGATGGCCATGCGGCCGACATGCTGGCGCTGATGGACGGCCTCGGCATCGCGCGATTCGGCGTGGTCGGCCATGATGTCGGGGGCGCGGTGATGCAGCCGCTGGCGCGACAAGCGCCGGAGCGGCTCGCCGGGCTGTTCCTGTTCGATTTCGTCTATCCCGGGATCGGGCCGCGCATGGCGGCGCCGGATCGCCTCAACCAGATCTGGTACCAGTCCTTCCACCAGATGGAGATGGCGCCTCGGCTGGTCGGGGCGAGCCGTGAGAGCTGCCGGCTCTATATCGCGCTCTTTCTGAAGAATTGGGCCCATCGCAAGCACGCCTTCGACGACGTGCTCGACCTGTTCGGCGACACCTATTTCAGGGATGGCAATCTCGCCGGCGGCTTTGCGCACTATCAGGCCTCGCATGCCGGGCGCATCGCGATGATGAAGGGTGAGGCACCACGCTTGCAGCCGATCCAGGTGCCGACCTGCGTGCGCTGGGCCGAGCACGATCCGCTGTTTCCGTATGAATGGACCGACCGGCTGGGAGAGACGTTTGCCGAGCTGGATCTCAAGATGTTTCCCGATGTCGGGCACTTCCCGCATCGGGAGGATCCGGATCGCGCCGCAAGCGAGATCGCGGCGTTCTTTCAGCGCATCGGGTGGAGCTGA